DNA from Arthrobacter sp. PvP023:
CTGACGGAGATCTTGCTGGGTGCAGTAAGTGCCGTGCTCATTTGTTGAACCTCTTATCCGCGACGTTGGCCAGTTTGGTCAGCAGCATGATGACCACGAAGTACAGGACCGCGACAATCAGCAGGGTTTCGGTGATCCGGAAGTTCCCTGCGTAGATCTGCTGGCCCTGGTAGAGCAGTTCGGCGAAACCGATGGCGAGCAGCAGCGAGCTGTCCTTGAGCATGATGATCAGCTGGTTGATCAGGGAGGGCGTCATGATCTTGAACGCCTGCGGGACCACTACTTTTTGCATGGACTTGGCGTATCCGAGGCCCAGGCTGCGGCTGGCTTCGAGCTGGCCCGAGTCCACCGACTGGATGGAGCCGCGGACGATTTCGGTGATGTAGGCGCCGGCGTTGAGGCTGAGCGTAAGCACGCCGGCCACCCAGATGTCAATGGGCTGGCCGGTCAGCTGGGGAATGCCGAAATAGAAGAAGAAGGCCCAGACCAGCAGCGGGGTACCTCGGAAGATGCTGACGAAGGTGGTGGCGATCCCGCGCAGCACCACGCTGGTGGAGATCTTCAGGAACCCCATGAAGAGGCCGATCAGCATGGCCAGGGCGAAGGAAATCGCGGTGACCAGGACGGTGTTGCCGAGGCCCTTCATCAGTGCCGGGAAGCTGTTGACCAGCAGGTCCCAGAAGCTGGACTCGGCCGCCTGTGTGGGGTCCTTGAGGTACTTGTCCAGGATCTCCTGGTACTTCCCGCTGGACTTCAGCTCCGCCAGCCCGGTGTTGAACGCTTGCAGCAGTTCGGGGTTCTGGCCCTTATTCACGGCAAAACCGTAGGAGCCGCCCTTTTCCTTCTCGGACACGGCCTTGAGGCCGTTGTTCTGGCTGATGCCGTAGGCCAGGACCGGATAGTCATCGAAAACGGCGACGGCGTTCCCG
Protein-coding regions in this window:
- a CDS encoding amino acid ABC transporter substrate-binding protein/permease encodes the protein MLFGAAGAAAAPADAPAATAMAADSAHPAAAPSSLSGKTFVIGTDTTFAPFEFRDAGGELTGIDMDIIREIAKNQGFAVEIKSLGFNAALQALSSNQVDGVIAGMSITEPRKQIYDFSDPYFESGVQMAVAKSNTDVKGYEDLKGKTVTAKTGSEGETFAKSIAGQYGFTVKALDQSATMYELVKSGNAVAVFDDYPVLAYGISQNNGLKAVSEKEKGGSYGFAVNKGQNPELLQAFNTGLAELKSSGKYQEILDKYLKDPTQAAESSFWDLLVNSFPALMKGLGNTVLVTAISFALAMLIGLFMGFLKISTSVVLRGIATTFVSIFRGTPLLVWAFFFYFGIPQLTGQPIDIWVAGVLTLSLNAGAYITEIVRGSIQSVDSGQLEASRSLGLGYAKSMQKVVVPQAFKIMTPSLINQLIIMLKDSSLLLAIGFAELLYQGQQIYAGNFRITETLLIVAVLYFVVIMLLTKLANVADKRFNK